A genome region from Acidobacteriota bacterium includes the following:
- the larC gene encoding nickel pincer cofactor biosynthesis protein LarC has protein sequence MDTKGFRKILYFDCFSGISGDMLLGALIDLGIPFSYLKKELNKLKLTSLSLAARKVKRDGISATKFDVFMVRRKGPKQDKGGRNLSEISKIIERSSLEKEIKDRSIGIFRKMIEAEAKVHMVPGSKMHLHEMGAIDAIVDVVGACIAFKRIGVDEILSSPINVGRGFARCEHGIFPIPAPATMEILKGVPIYSRGDEAELTTPTGASIISSFASRFLPIPEMEAEKVGYGAGSRELKSHPNLLRVVMGRARIGSGGMVSVIETTIDDMNLQIFGYLMETLFKNGALEVFYTNVIMKKNRPGILVTVICSHQDRDKLIGILFRETTTIGVRFRNENRQELERRIETVQTRFGKIRVKKSFFDGKVSQASSEYDDCAKAARRHNAPLKEVQQEALKKAKENLE, from the coding sequence ATGGACACGAAGGGTTTCAGGAAGATTCTCTACTTCGATTGCTTTTCAGGAATCAGCGGAGACATGCTGTTAGGCGCCCTGATCGACCTCGGCATCCCTTTCTCCTATCTGAAAAAAGAGCTGAACAAGCTCAAACTGACATCCCTTTCGCTTGCCGCCAGAAAAGTCAAGAGGGACGGGATATCTGCAACCAAATTCGATGTCTTTATGGTAAGGCGGAAAGGGCCGAAACAAGATAAAGGGGGAAGAAATCTCTCAGAGATCTCAAAGATCATCGAACGAAGCAGCCTCGAAAAGGAAATCAAAGATAGATCCATCGGCATTTTCCGGAAGATGATCGAGGCGGAGGCTAAGGTCCACATGGTTCCCGGGTCGAAGATGCATCTCCACGAGATGGGAGCCATCGATGCCATCGTGGACGTCGTCGGAGCATGCATCGCATTTAAGAGGATCGGTGTCGATGAGATACTGTCTTCACCCATCAACGTGGGGCGCGGATTCGCGAGATGCGAGCATGGAATCTTCCCCATCCCGGCTCCGGCAACGATGGAGATATTAAAAGGAGTTCCCATCTATTCGCGCGGCGATGAGGCTGAACTGACGACCCCGACAGGTGCTTCCATCATCTCGAGTTTCGCATCGAGATTCCTCCCCATTCCTGAAATGGAAGCCGAGAAGGTCGGTTATGGAGCAGGCTCACGAGAACTAAAGAGTCATCCCAACCTTCTCAGGGTTGTTATGGGAAGAGCCAGGATCGGTTCAGGCGGAATGGTGTCCGTCATCGAGACGACCATAGACGATATGAATCTCCAGATCTTCGGCTACCTTATGGAAACCCTCTTCAAGAACGGAGCACTGGAGGTCTTTTACACCAACGTCATCATGAAGAAGAATCGGCCGGGGATTCTGGTCACGGTGATTTGCAGCCACCAGGACAGAGATAAGCTCATCGGAATCCTCTTCAGGGAGACGACGACGATCGGCGTGAGATTTCGAAATGAAAACCGCCAGGAGCTCGAGAGAAGGATCGAGACAGTTCAAACGCGGTTCGGCAAGATCCGGGTGAAAAAATCGTTCTTTGATGGTAAAGTCTCACAGGCATCCTCGGAGTACGATGACTGCGCCAAGGCTGCCAGGCGTCATAATGCTCCCTTGAAGGAGGTCCAGCAGGAAGCTCTGAAGAAAGCAAAAGAGAATCTGGAATAA
- the metG gene encoding methionine--tRNA ligase: MTDRKKFYITTPIYYVNDIPHIGHTYTTVVADVIARYKRLRGFNVYFLTGTDEHGQKIERAADKQGLKPIELADRVVERYKILWKSLGITYNDFIRTTEQRHHAGVWKLLQKIRDNGDIYLDKYSGWYCTGCEAFFPESQIVNGKCPDQGHDVEFTEEESYFFRLSRYQKQLLELYERHPNFIKPSSRRNEVISFVRRNLKDLSISRTSFSWGIPFPDDEKHVIYVWFDALANYISALGYGRDEKLYDKYWPADIHLVGKDILRFHTVYWPAFLMSAGEPLPETIFGHGWWLMEEAKMSKTKGNIVRAEPLIEEFGVDTLRYFLMREITFGLDGSYSDEALIDRHNGDLANNLGNLLSRLLTMIENFCGGRIPEKGDASIHEEMKAYAQKIWERFIEQFDSYDFSSALATVWDFIGEINRYIVRKEPWSIVKGNDGLKNVGPLLYAAAESLRISAVLIRPVMPGTSEKIFEQLGIKDESEKGDLTGFSWGILRPGNTITKGKHLFPRVDKEKYFKEPTEEQETRKIEKEGPMTENLISIDEFMKVDLRVGKIEAAERVEGTTKLLKIIIDIGTEKRQIVAGVADTYAPEQLIGKEVIFVANLKPARVRGVESQGMLLAADVGGKAVVPFFDRDIPTGSRVR; this comes from the coding sequence ATGACAGACAGGAAGAAATTCTACATCACCACTCCGATATATTACGTGAACGACATTCCGCACATCGGGCATACTTATACAACCGTCGTGGCCGATGTCATAGCGCGTTACAAGAGGCTGCGGGGATTCAACGTCTATTTCCTTACGGGAACCGACGAGCACGGTCAGAAGATTGAGAGAGCTGCCGACAAGCAAGGCTTGAAGCCGATAGAGCTGGCCGACAGGGTCGTGGAGCGATACAAGATTCTCTGGAAGAGCCTCGGCATCACCTACAATGACTTCATCAGGACTACGGAACAGCGCCACCATGCGGGAGTGTGGAAGCTCCTCCAGAAGATCCGGGATAATGGGGACATCTATCTCGACAAGTACAGCGGATGGTACTGCACGGGGTGTGAAGCCTTCTTCCCGGAATCACAGATAGTCAACGGGAAGTGCCCCGACCAGGGGCACGACGTGGAGTTCACCGAAGAGGAAAGTTACTTCTTCCGTCTTTCCAGATATCAGAAACAACTCCTCGAGCTGTATGAGAGGCATCCGAACTTCATCAAACCATCATCGAGGAGGAACGAGGTTATCAGCTTTGTCCGGAGAAATCTGAAAGACCTCAGCATCAGCAGGACCTCCTTCAGCTGGGGAATTCCCTTCCCCGACGACGAGAAGCATGTCATCTATGTATGGTTCGACGCTCTTGCCAACTACATAAGTGCCCTCGGTTACGGACGGGATGAAAAGCTGTACGACAAATACTGGCCTGCGGACATCCATCTCGTCGGGAAGGATATTCTCAGATTTCACACTGTCTACTGGCCGGCATTCCTGATGTCTGCCGGAGAGCCGCTTCCCGAAACCATATTCGGTCATGGCTGGTGGCTCATGGAAGAGGCGAAAATGTCCAAGACGAAGGGGAACATCGTGAGGGCCGAGCCCCTCATCGAGGAATTCGGGGTTGACACTCTTAGATACTTTCTGATGAGGGAGATCACCTTTGGTCTCGATGGGAGTTACTCAGACGAGGCGCTCATCGACAGACACAACGGCGATCTGGCCAATAACCTCGGGAATCTTCTGAGCCGGCTCCTGACAATGATCGAGAACTTTTGCGGCGGCAGAATCCCCGAAAAAGGGGATGCTTCGATCCATGAGGAGATGAAGGCATACGCGCAAAAGATCTGGGAAAGATTCATAGAACAGTTCGATAGCTACGACTTCTCCTCCGCCCTTGCGACAGTCTGGGACTTCATCGGCGAGATAAACAGATACATCGTTAGGAAAGAGCCCTGGTCCATCGTCAAGGGGAATGATGGTCTGAAGAACGTTGGGCCGCTTCTCTACGCAGCGGCAGAGTCTCTGAGGATCTCTGCTGTTCTTATCCGCCCCGTCATGCCCGGAACATCGGAGAAGATCTTCGAGCAACTCGGCATCAAGGACGAGTCCGAGAAGGGAGATTTAACCGGATTCTCATGGGGCATCCTGAGGCCGGGCAATACCATTACAAAAGGAAAGCATCTCTTCCCGCGAGTTGATAAAGAGAAATATTTTAAAGAGCCAACGGAAGAACAGGAGACAAGAAAGATAGAGAAGGAGGGTCCGATGACTGAGAATCTGATAAGCATTGATGAATTCATGAAAGTCGATCTGAGAGTCGGAAAGATCGAGGCAGCGGAACGTGTGGAGGGGACCACGAAGCTCCTGAAGATCATCATCGATATTGGAACAGAAAAACGCCAGATCGTTGCCGGCGTCGCCGACACCTATGCGCCCGAGCAGCTTATCGGGAAAGAGGTTATCTTCGTAGCTAACCTGAAGCCTGCCAGGGTGCGGGGAGTGGAGTCCCAGGGAATGCTACTTGCTGCTGACGTCGGCGGAAAAGCCGTTGTTCCCTTCTTCGACCGCGACATCCCGACCGGCAGCCGCGTTAGATAG
- a CDS encoding HD domain-containing phosphohydrolase, with amino-acid sequence MSEIILLTYDTQASKSISLALRSNDYNVVEVRTVEEAAHLVRTGNPDLVILDIPNPAISFHRLQKLVENDIQFSKTPFIVFLPENTAEIKMLQKVAPVEFLRKPFEVNILLQRCKVLIEAKKISEKDFTRGARKPQGTLAEIHEFASIIKTLEEASRYTKEELERIKSGIKSSYLETAEMIVDMVEERDIFQAGHSKRVANYSLVIANSLGLDQAEKELLTYAALLHDIGKIFVSPDILGKPGALTEQEYELVKAHPLKGQRLLHSLSNMEEIADIILLHHEQPDGKGYYRKKAKEMPLLSKIIAVAEVFDAMTSSRGYNKPLSFKNAIAELEKGKGTKFDDRCVEALTMHVGKNNI; translated from the coding sequence ATGAGTGAGATCATTCTGTTAACCTATGACACGCAGGCTTCCAAATCGATCAGCCTCGCTCTGAGAAGCAACGATTACAACGTCGTCGAGGTCAGGACCGTGGAAGAGGCAGCTCACCTCGTGAGGACCGGTAACCCCGACCTTGTCATCCTGGATATCCCAAATCCTGCCATCTCTTTTCACCGACTCCAGAAGCTGGTGGAAAACGACATTCAATTCTCTAAGACTCCCTTTATCGTATTCCTTCCCGAAAATACCGCTGAGATCAAAATGCTGCAGAAGGTGGCTCCCGTAGAATTTCTCCGGAAGCCCTTTGAGGTCAACATCCTCCTTCAGAGGTGCAAGGTCCTGATCGAAGCAAAAAAGATATCTGAAAAAGACTTTACAAGAGGAGCACGAAAGCCTCAGGGGACGCTGGCCGAGATCCATGAGTTCGCCTCAATCATCAAAACCCTCGAAGAAGCATCCAGGTATACGAAAGAGGAACTTGAGAGGATAAAGAGCGGAATAAAGAGCTCTTACCTCGAAACGGCCGAGATGATCGTGGACATGGTCGAAGAAAGGGACATATTCCAGGCGGGGCATTCTAAGAGAGTGGCAAATTACTCTCTGGTCATTGCAAACAGTCTGGGACTCGACCAGGCAGAGAAAGAACTATTGACCTATGCCGCTCTTCTTCATGACATCGGAAAGATCTTCGTGAGCCCCGACATCCTGGGCAAGCCCGGTGCGCTCACCGAACAGGAATATGAACTCGTCAAAGCCCATCCCCTCAAAGGCCAGAGGCTTCTGCATTCTCTCTCCAACATGGAAGAGATTGCCGACATCATCCTCCTCCACCATGAACAGCCTGATGGAAAAGGTTATTACAGGAAGAAAGCCAAAGAGATGCCGCTCCTCTCCAAGATCATCGCTGTCGCCGAGGTCTTCGATGCCATGACGAGCTCCAGGGGTTACAATAAGCCGCTCTCTTTCAAGAATGCCATTGCCGAGCTAGAAAAGGGGAAGGGAACCAAGTTCGATGATCGGTGCGTTGAAGCTCTGACAATGCACGTCGGCAAAAACAACATCTGA
- the glp gene encoding gephyrin-like molybdotransferase Glp, whose translation MIEVERALHIILREVKVLGMTEVNFREAVGMVLARNVVAETDMPPFDKSMMDGYAVRSKDLSRIPALLTQVDFIPAGRKPSRRIGKGECARIMTGAPLPEGSDSVQMLEYAESVESGKRIKILRTVRVGENIMRKGEEASRGEIILERKTLVSPVETAILAGWGKVDIPVFKKPAVSVLATGDEVVEPENSTDDSKIRNSTSYFIVPKLQSMGINPDYLGISRDDPVILQKKLKRGLESDCLLISGGASAGDYDIVSENLEELGVHLFFSKVAIKPGKPLLFGRKNRTLIFGLPGNPLSCFTDFTVFVLPALKKMTGRNDYWNRILKGKLQETMNKKKDRTHYRIGWAEMVKGEIKVSAVHSAGSSDILSATRGNCFIILPRAKEVIRAGGIVDILIWD comes from the coding sequence ATGATTGAAGTCGAAAGAGCCTTGCATATAATTTTGCGTGAGGTGAAGGTTCTGGGGATGACGGAGGTCAATTTCCGTGAAGCTGTCGGGATGGTTCTTGCCAGGAATGTTGTTGCCGAAACAGACATGCCACCTTTCGATAAATCGATGATGGACGGGTATGCTGTCAGGAGCAAGGACCTGAGCAGGATTCCTGCTCTCTTGACCCAGGTCGATTTCATCCCTGCGGGCAGGAAGCCTTCGAGGCGGATCGGCAAAGGCGAATGCGCCAGGATCATGACGGGAGCCCCTCTTCCAGAAGGTTCCGATTCAGTGCAGATGCTTGAATACGCGGAAAGCGTTGAGAGCGGGAAAAGGATAAAAATTCTGAGAACTGTCAGAGTGGGTGAGAATATCATGAGAAAGGGAGAGGAAGCATCACGAGGAGAGATCATCCTGGAAAGGAAAACGTTGGTCTCACCCGTAGAAACTGCCATCCTTGCAGGATGGGGAAAGGTGGACATTCCTGTATTCAAGAAACCTGCAGTATCCGTTCTTGCAACAGGTGATGAAGTCGTCGAGCCTGAAAATAGCACAGATGATTCAAAGATCAGGAACAGCACCTCCTACTTCATTGTCCCTAAACTGCAATCCATGGGGATAAACCCGGACTATCTTGGCATCTCACGAGACGATCCAGTAATTCTGCAAAAGAAACTGAAAAGAGGTCTTGAAAGCGATTGCCTCCTGATCTCCGGGGGCGCTTCGGCAGGTGATTACGATATTGTCTCTGAAAACCTTGAAGAACTGGGGGTCCACCTCTTCTTTTCCAAAGTCGCAATCAAGCCGGGGAAGCCACTCCTCTTCGGAAGAAAAAACAGAACGCTCATATTTGGATTGCCGGGGAATCCGCTTTCCTGCTTTACCGATTTTACTGTCTTTGTACTTCCCGCTTTGAAAAAGATGACGGGAAGGAACGATTATTGGAATCGTATTCTCAAAGGTAAGCTTCAGGAGACGATGAATAAGAAGAAAGACAGGACTCATTATAGGATTGGCTGGGCTGAGATGGTGAAAGGAGAGATAAAGGTGTCAGCCGTTCATAGCGCCGGATCATCGGATATCCTCTCCGCCACCAGAGGAAACTGCTTCATCATCCTTCCCCGGGCGAAGGAAGTAATCCGAGCCGGGGGTATAGTTGATATCCTGATCTGGGATTAG
- the prmC gene encoding peptide chain release factor N(5)-glutamine methyltransferase translates to MADTIKNLISFAERKLRGSGISTARLDAEVLLSFTLGCGREKVIAGSGEEVPESIALKFLELIDRRSKRFPLQYLTHRQEFYSLEFFVDERVLIPRSETELIVDEVLKLNHGEEPVIADVGTGSGNLAVTLACQIPGARVFAIDSSQGALDVARMNAEKHGVSERIAFLEGDFLSPIKSISEQPSLDFIVSNPPYVLESEIGLLQEEVKNHEPRQALVPKNGALGSYSKIIPDGFSLLRNKGALILEIGSGQSENVRRMVSGFPFSEVYIGKDLQGIDRMIVALK, encoded by the coding sequence ATGGCGGACACGATCAAAAATTTGATCTCTTTTGCGGAAAGGAAATTGAGGGGAAGCGGCATCTCTACGGCCCGGCTTGATGCCGAAGTGCTGCTTTCCTTTACTCTGGGATGCGGAAGAGAAAAGGTCATTGCCGGTTCCGGAGAAGAGGTTCCCGAAAGTATCGCCCTGAAATTCCTTGAACTTATCGACAGGAGAAGCAAGAGATTCCCCTTGCAGTATCTGACGCACAGGCAGGAGTTTTACTCCCTCGAGTTCTTTGTCGATGAGAGGGTTCTGATACCGCGTTCGGAGACGGAGCTCATCGTCGATGAAGTGTTGAAGCTCAATCACGGTGAGGAGCCGGTCATTGCCGATGTGGGAACCGGAAGCGGCAACCTTGCTGTTACCCTCGCCTGTCAGATCCCGGGAGCGCGGGTCTTCGCCATCGATAGTTCTCAGGGGGCTCTCGACGTTGCAAGGATGAATGCAGAGAAACATGGTGTTTCGGAGAGGATTGCATTTCTTGAGGGAGATTTCCTTTCACCTATCAAAAGTATTTCTGAGCAGCCATCCCTTGATTTCATCGTCTCGAACCCTCCCTATGTCCTGGAATCGGAAATAGGGTTACTGCAGGAGGAGGTGAAAAACCACGAGCCTCGTCAAGCTCTCGTTCCCAAAAATGGCGCTCTTGGTTCATATAGTAAAATCATTCCGGATGGCTTCTCTCTTCTGCGGAACAAGGGAGCCCTGATCCTTGAAATCGGTTCGGGACAGTCAGAGAACGTCAGGAGAATGGTTTCAGGATTTCCCTTTTCAGAAGTTTATATCGGAAAGGACCTTCAAGGGATCGACCGGATGATCGTCGCACTTAAATAG
- the prfA gene encoding peptide chain release factor 1: protein MFEKLEQIEEKFERLAKAMSDPEVVADKIKYREHARLYSELEDVVSKYREYRKVKEELDQAREMIRASEDEELRKLATEESDQLTGKLATLEEEIKLLLLPKDPNDEKNVILEVRAGTGGDEATLFAQEIFRMYQRYAESKGWKIDLMSAHETGVGGIKEAIANIEGDKVYSRLKYESGVHRVQRVPETEASGRIHTSAVTVAILPEADEVEVVIDEKDLRVDTFCSSGPGGQSVNTTYSAVRITHLPTNLVVQCQDEKSWHKNKARALKVLRSRLFDLKLKEQQDAIARDRRNQVKSGDRSEKIRTYNFPQNRVTDHRINLTIHRLTEILDGNLDEVIDALITHYQAEKLKEEVKV from the coding sequence ATGTTTGAAAAACTTGAACAGATCGAAGAAAAATTCGAAAGGCTTGCGAAAGCCATGAGCGACCCAGAGGTTGTTGCCGACAAGATAAAGTATCGGGAGCATGCCAGGCTCTATTCTGAGCTAGAAGACGTCGTGTCGAAGTACAGGGAATACAGAAAGGTCAAAGAGGAACTGGACCAGGCCAGGGAGATGATCAGGGCATCAGAAGATGAAGAGCTGAGGAAACTCGCCACCGAAGAGTCGGATCAACTCACCGGAAAACTTGCAACCCTGGAGGAAGAGATAAAACTCCTCCTGCTTCCGAAAGACCCCAACGATGAGAAAAATGTCATTCTTGAAGTGAGAGCGGGGACGGGTGGCGATGAAGCAACACTCTTCGCTCAGGAGATCTTCAGGATGTACCAGAGGTATGCAGAAAGCAAAGGGTGGAAGATTGATCTCATGAGCGCACATGAGACAGGCGTTGGCGGGATCAAAGAGGCCATTGCGAACATCGAAGGAGATAAAGTTTACAGCAGGTTGAAATATGAGAGCGGCGTACACAGGGTGCAGCGGGTTCCAGAAACGGAGGCCAGCGGGAGGATTCATACATCCGCGGTTACCGTTGCCATCCTTCCAGAGGCGGATGAAGTGGAAGTTGTCATCGATGAGAAGGATCTAAGAGTGGACACCTTCTGCTCATCTGGTCCCGGGGGGCAGAGCGTCAATACGACTTATTCTGCGGTGAGAATCACGCACCTTCCGACCAACCTCGTCGTCCAGTGCCAAGATGAGAAGTCCTGGCATAAGAATAAAGCGAGAGCTCTCAAGGTTCTGCGCTCCCGACTCTTCGATTTGAAGTTGAAAGAGCAACAGGATGCAATTGCCAGGGATAGACGAAACCAGGTGAAGAGCGGTGACAGGAGCGAGAAGATCAGAACCTACAATTTTCCTCAGAACCGGGTGACCGACCACCGGATCAATCTGACAATTCATCGTCTCACGGAAATCCTCGACGGCAACCTGGATGAAGTGATCGATGCTCTAATTACTCATTACCAGGCCGAGAAATTAAAAGAAGAAGTCAAGGTTTAA
- a CDS encoding DUF1385 domain-containing protein, producing the protein MGKKGDEDVLLGGQAVIEGVMMRSSDVMAVAVRKSDGDISILKEDFVSFLKKYPLLKIPILRGAVVLVQSLILGIKSLNYSAEVAMAAEEKKKDKESGPAGEKSRKRSKGSAFAIGLSFIVAFIFGLALFLFLPLFLTELLKRYFAIFGNSIIFNLADGVIRIVIFILYIVSISLLKDIRRIFQYHGAEHKVVHAYEAGRELTVEKVREFSTLHPRCGTSFLLFVMVIAILLFSFLPAHQPLYAKIWPRLALLPLIAGISYEVIRFSARKREAALLQWLIWPGLFFQKITTAEPTDDQINVAIEALKNILPSPHTAEIVPS; encoded by the coding sequence ATGGGAAAGAAAGGAGATGAAGATGTCCTTCTGGGCGGCCAGGCCGTCATCGAAGGAGTCATGATGCGCTCCTCCGATGTCATGGCCGTTGCTGTCCGCAAGTCGGATGGAGATATCTCAATCCTGAAGGAGGACTTTGTCTCGTTTCTCAAGAAGTATCCCTTGCTTAAGATCCCGATTCTTAGAGGGGCGGTGGTGCTTGTACAATCGCTTATTCTCGGCATCAAATCGCTGAACTATTCGGCGGAAGTCGCCATGGCAGCAGAAGAGAAGAAGAAGGATAAAGAATCCGGTCCAGCAGGAGAGAAGTCCCGCAAGAGATCGAAAGGGTCTGCCTTCGCCATCGGATTATCGTTCATCGTGGCATTCATCTTCGGACTGGCGCTATTCCTCTTTCTTCCCCTCTTTCTGACGGAACTTCTCAAGAGATACTTTGCGATCTTTGGAAACAGCATCATATTCAATCTGGCCGATGGTGTCATAAGGATCGTGATCTTCATCCTGTACATTGTTTCGATCTCTCTTCTCAAGGATATCAGGAGGATATTCCAGTACCATGGCGCCGAGCACAAGGTTGTTCATGCTTATGAGGCAGGTAGGGAGTTGACCGTCGAAAAAGTGAGAGAGTTCAGCACGCTCCATCCACGCTGTGGTACGAGCTTTCTCCTTTTTGTGATGGTCATTGCAATTCTTCTCTTTTCCTTCCTCCCTGCGCATCAGCCGCTCTACGCTAAGATATGGCCCCGGCTTGCCCTCCTCCCGCTCATCGCGGGGATCTCTTATGAAGTGATAAGGTTCAGTGCCAGGAAGAGAGAGGCAGCACTGCTTCAGTGGCTCATATGGCCTGGACTCTTCTTCCAGAAAATAACGACGGCTGAGCCAACCGATGACCAGATAAACGTGGCCATTGAAGCCTTGAAAAATATCCTCCCATCACCCCACACCGCCGAGATCGTCCCCAGCTAG
- the rpmE gene encoding 50S ribosomal protein L31 has translation MKKGIHPEYVEATVHCACGNSFQTRSTKKDLRVEICSKCHPFFTGKQKLIDSAGRVERFQKKYKKEEQEAKEA, from the coding sequence ATGAAGAAAGGAATTCATCCGGAATATGTTGAGGCGACTGTCCACTGTGCCTGCGGGAACTCGTTCCAGACGAGATCTACCAAGAAGGATCTCAGGGTAGAGATCTGCTCCAAGTGCCATCCGTTCTTCACAGGAAAGCAAAAACTCATCGATTCAGCAGGAAGAGTGGAAAGATTCCAGAAGAAGTACAAGAAGGAAGAGCAGGAAGCAAAGGAAGCATAA
- the rho gene encoding transcription termination factor Rho has protein sequence MDIRELKEMNIAELSSIARNLNVVGASTLRKSELIFKILQAQTEKNGLIFSEGVLECLSDGYGFLRAPEYNYLPGPDDIYVSPSQIRKFDLKTGDIVSGQVRQPKNGEKYFALIKIEAVNHEPPESVKDKILFDNLTPLYPDERINLETDKDNISARIMNLLTPLGKGQRGLIVAPPRTGKTILLQTIANAITKNHPEIILIVLLIDERPEEVTDMERSVKGEVISSTFDEPASRHVHVAEMVLEKAKRLVEYKKDVMILLDSITRLARAYNAIVPPSGKVLSGGVDANALQKPKRFFGAARNIEEGGSLTIMATALIETGSRMDDVIFEEFKGTGNMEINLDRKLADRRVFPAIDLTRSGTRKEELLLSKKELERSWVLRKVLNPLSGVEAMELLVDKISRTKSNEEFLDSMAQL, from the coding sequence ATGGATATCAGAGAATTGAAAGAAATGAATATCGCAGAATTGAGTTCCATCGCCAGGAATCTCAACGTGGTAGGAGCGTCCACGTTGCGAAAATCGGAGCTGATCTTCAAGATCCTCCAGGCTCAAACGGAGAAGAACGGGCTAATATTTTCAGAAGGGGTCTTGGAATGTCTGTCTGACGGGTATGGATTCCTGAGAGCGCCGGAATACAACTACCTTCCCGGTCCGGATGACATCTACGTCTCCCCATCGCAGATCAGGAAGTTTGATCTGAAGACGGGAGACATAGTCTCCGGACAGGTGAGACAGCCCAAGAACGGAGAGAAGTATTTCGCTCTCATCAAGATCGAGGCAGTCAACCACGAGCCTCCTGAGTCGGTCAAAGACAAGATCCTCTTTGATAATCTAACGCCGCTCTATCCAGATGAGAGGATCAATCTCGAGACAGACAAGGACAACATCTCAGCGAGGATTATGAACCTGCTGACCCCGCTGGGAAAAGGACAGAGGGGGTTGATCGTCGCTCCACCGAGGACGGGAAAGACCATCCTACTCCAGACCATCGCCAATGCCATAACGAAGAACCATCCTGAAATCATCCTGATCGTCCTTCTTATCGATGAGAGGCCTGAAGAGGTCACCGATATGGAGCGGTCGGTGAAGGGAGAAGTCATCTCCTCGACCTTTGATGAACCTGCCTCCCGCCATGTCCATGTGGCTGAGATGGTCCTGGAGAAGGCAAAGAGGCTCGTGGAATACAAGAAGGACGTCATGATATTGCTTGATAGCATCACGAGACTGGCGCGCGCTTACAATGCCATAGTTCCTCCCAGTGGAAAGGTTCTCTCGGGTGGCGTGGATGCCAATGCTCTCCAGAAACCCAAGAGATTCTTTGGAGCAGCCAGAAACATCGAGGAAGGGGGAAGCCTCACAATCATGGCGACCGCTCTCATCGAGACTGGAAGCCGCATGGACGATGTCATCTTTGAAGAGTTCAAGGGGACCGGAAACATGGAGATCAATCTCGACCGGAAACTAGCCGATAGAAGAGTTTTCCCCGCCATCGATCTGACCCGCTCCGGGACGCGAAAGGAGGAGCTTCTCCTGAGCAAGAAGGAGCTGGAGAGGAGCTGGGTCCTCAGAAAAGTCCTGAATCCGCTCTCCGGCGTGGAAGCCATGGAACTTCTAGTTGACAAGATATCCAGGACGAAAAGCAACGAAGAGTTCCTCGACAGCATGGCCCAGCTTTAG